One window of the Pieris rapae chromosome 13, ilPieRapa1.1, whole genome shotgun sequence genome contains the following:
- the LOC111003773 gene encoding myb-like protein X — protein MSTAIRLVCFATALLSVSSFSIPLRQDPETLCIGQQNFLRIANVESCTFYYQCYSGQSYSMQCPFGSWFNEQEQICDESDAPEGCVVEMEPTPEPEPEETPEPEEEVEQEPEEEPEPEDEQEPELEEEQEPEEEQETEEEQVPEEDQKPEEEQEPEDEQEPEDEQEPEDEQEPEEEQEEPVEEPVTELEPEEEPELDQEGEEEQTPEDENEEVEDSESNQEPEENEVEDSERKYKTRKIRQLDSDDDGDDGEVDADEENDDEANIEEDDESAQKFKTRKLKQFETEEAVEDDEDNVVDDLVDDLKKQLDTAEQDEEDDVNDDGEENEEAENLKQLEVEDGGKQSNEDEEADDSNDDEDENVDDQSDDDENDADDSDESERKFKTRKLKQLDNEEDETVDDQSDDDENDDEDSEESERKFKTRKLKQLETDDEELEQSDDDENEESENNMERGREHNHNHDHNHGQHHEHNHGHHDHNHDDSEGSGSEENEELVDVIPQGIPLQEDVEKDDETDTQRLKRSLQQVIDSEELEESIEQDVAAQNIFYRWLGAIN, from the exons cTGCCATTAGGTTAGTTTGCTTCGCAACGGCGTTGCTCAGTGTTTCCAGCTTCTCAATACCATTGAGACAGGACCCAGAGACCCTGTGCATCGGCCAGCAGAATTTCTTGAGAATTGCTAATGTCGAAAGCTGTACTTTCTACTACCAATGCTACTCCGGCCAGTCTTACTCGATGCAGTGTCCGTTCGGTTCATGGTTCAACGAACAAGAACAG ATATGTGACGAGTCTGATGCTCCAGAAGGTTGTGTGGTAGAAATGGAACCTACTCCAGAACCGGAACCTGAGGAAACTCCTGAACCAGAGGAAGAGGTTGAACAAGAACCAGAAGAAGAACCAGAACCAGAAGACGAACAGGAACCAGAACTAGAAGAAGAACAAGAACCAgaagaagaacaagaaacAGAAGAAGAACAGGTGCCAGAAGAGGATCAAAAACCAGAAGAAGAACAAGAGCCAGAAGATGAACAAGAACCAGAAGATGAACAAGAACCTGAAGATGAACAAGAACCAGAAGAGGAACAAGAAGAGCCAGTAGAGGAACCTGTCACAGAACTAGAACCCGAGGAGGAGCCAGAATTAGACCAAGAAGGAGAAGAAGAACAAACTCCAGAAGACGAGAATGAAGAAGTAGAAGACTCTGAGTCTAATCAGGAACCGGAAGAGAATGAGGTAGAAGACTCagaacgaaaatataaaacaaggaAAATAAGGCAATTAGATTCTGACGACGATGGTGATGATGGGGAGGTTGATGCTGATGAGGAGAATGATGATGAAGCAAATATTGAGGAGGACGACGAATCTGCacaaaagtttaaaacaagaaaattaaagcaattcgAAACTGAGGAGGCTGTGGAAGATGATGAAGATAACGTCGTTGATGACTTAGTAGATGATCTGAAGAAGCAATTAGATACTGCTGAACAAGACGAGGAAGATGATGTGAATGATGATGGCGAAGAAAACGAAGAAGCCGAAAATCTAAAACAGTTGGAGGTAGAGGATGGAGGCAAGCAGTCTAATGAAGATGAAGAGGCGGATGATTCTAATGATGACGAAGACGAGAATGTAGATGATCAGTCAGATGATGATGAAAATGACGCTGACGATTCCGACGAATCGGAACGAAAATTTAAAACGAGAAAACTTAAACAGTTAGACAATGAAGAAGACGAGACTGTAGATGATCAGTCAGATGATGATGAAAATGACGATGAGGATTCCGAAGAATcggaaagaaaatttaaaacaagaaaactGAAACAGTTAGAAACTGATGATGAGGAATTGGAGCAGTCAGATGACGATGAAAACGAAGAATCGGAGAACAATATGGAAAGAGGTAGAGAACACAATCACAACCATGATCACAACCATGGTCAACACCATGAACACAATCATGGTCATCACGATCATAATCACGACGACTCCGAGGGATCAGGCAGTGAAGAAAATGAGGAACTAGTGGATGTTATTCCACAAGGAATCCCCCTTCAGGAAGACGTTGAAAAAGACGATGAAACTGATACCCAAAGACTGAAGCGGTCTCTCCAACAAGTCATTGACAGTGAGGAATTAGAAGAATCTATTGAACAAGATGTGGCTGCCCAAAACATCTTCTATAGATGGCTCGGCGCCATTAATTAG